Proteins encoded together in one Micromonospora kangleipakensis window:
- a CDS encoding MFS transporter — MGQNARRSTLRAGGDVFVRDGLTLLTYSALGAYTFWLYAFGPALALLRQELHFSYTVLSVYSALWAAGSVLSGAAFAPLAARMGRRAVLWRSALVTTAGAALFTITQSIQLTMLGALVMGFAGTTVQTTTQSLVADHHGPRRDQALVEMNIGAGLCAVIAPLALGMSHALTSTWRVAMALPAVILVALAVVHRHQPFPSVPRPPAARRGGHRAGLSVVCRLLALLVAVGIGVEFCVVYFGAELLSGARGFSTSTAATAMTVFYAGILLGRLAGARLTRRPGRAAFLTGLSLAVTLAGLAALWLPGGVVPALLGLFVTGLGIANQFPLALALTLAAAPDDTDAANALVQLLGGVLVLGAPFLLGLLADHVGLTTGFAVAPVLTALSALLLYVALRWEGSADPAGVAPGQRPSASSMAR, encoded by the coding sequence ATGGGACAGAACGCGCGAAGGTCCACCCTGCGGGCCGGCGGCGACGTCTTCGTGCGGGACGGGCTGACGCTGCTCACCTACAGCGCCCTCGGTGCCTACACCTTCTGGCTGTACGCCTTCGGTCCGGCCCTTGCGCTGCTTCGCCAGGAACTCCACTTCTCCTACACCGTGCTCAGCGTCTACTCGGCGCTCTGGGCAGCCGGTTCCGTGCTGTCGGGAGCCGCTTTCGCCCCGTTGGCGGCGAGGATGGGCCGCCGTGCGGTGCTGTGGCGGTCGGCGCTGGTGACCACCGCAGGCGCCGCCCTGTTCACCATCACCCAGAGCATCCAGCTCACCATGCTGGGCGCACTTGTCATGGGCTTTGCCGGCACCACCGTGCAGACCACCACCCAGTCGCTGGTCGCCGACCATCATGGCCCGCGACGAGACCAGGCACTGGTCGAGATGAACATCGGGGCCGGCCTCTGCGCCGTCATCGCTCCGCTGGCCCTCGGAATGAGCCATGCGCTCACCAGCACCTGGCGGGTTGCCATGGCTCTCCCCGCCGTCATCCTGGTCGCCCTGGCCGTCGTCCACCGGCACCAGCCGTTCCCGTCAGTGCCGCGCCCACCCGCCGCGCGGCGGGGCGGACACCGCGCCGGGCTCTCCGTGGTCTGTCGGTTGCTGGCGCTGCTGGTGGCGGTCGGCATCGGGGTCGAGTTCTGTGTCGTGTACTTCGGCGCGGAGCTGTTGAGCGGCGCCAGAGGGTTCTCCACCTCCACCGCGGCGACAGCCATGACGGTGTTCTACGCGGGCATCCTGCTCGGTCGGCTCGCCGGTGCTCGTCTCACCCGCCGTCCCGGGCGCGCTGCCTTTCTGACGGGGTTGTCCCTGGCGGTCACCCTCGCCGGTCTGGCTGCCCTGTGGCTTCCCGGGGGCGTCGTCCCCGCCCTGCTCGGTCTCTTCGTCACAGGTCTGGGCATCGCCAACCAGTTCCCGTTGGCCCTCGCCCTGACCCTGGCCGCGGCCCCGGACGACACCGACGCTGCCAACGCCCTCGTCCAGCTGCTCGGCGGGGTGCTGGTCCTCGGCGCCCCGTTCCTGCTGGGCCTTCTCGCCGACCATGTCGGACTGACCACCGGTTTCGCCGTGGCGCCCGTCCTGACCGCCCTCTCCGCTCTGCTGCTGTACGTGGCGCTCCGCTGGGAGGGCTCAGCTGATCCGGCCGGCGTGGCCCCCGGTCAGCGCCCCTCGGCGTCGTCCATGGCCCGGTAG
- the hrpA gene encoding ATP-dependent RNA helicase HrpA — MQNPAVPAAPDSVRELHRRLPDLMFRDQRQLQRRLDGVRRLRDPERREAALAEISADVTRAEARLASRRAAVPVITYPAQLPVSERRDDIAAAIRDHQVVIVAGETGSGKTTQLPKICLELGRGINGLIGHTQPRRLAARTVADRIAEELGTELGDVVGYKVRFTDQVGENSLVKLMTDGILLAELQTDRMLRQYDTLIIDEAHERSLNIDFILGYLRQLLPRRPDLKVIITSATIETDRFARHFADAAGEPAPIVEVSGRTYPVELRYRPLVEVTEAEEEDADEENVRDQIQAIGDAVEELAAEGPGDILVFLSGEREIRDTADALGKLVQKKRSLLGTEILPLYARLSTAEQHRVFAPHAGRRVVLATNVAETSLTVPGIKYVVDPGTARISRYSSRLKVQRLPIEPVSQASANQRKGRCGRTSDGICIRLYDEQDFLSRPEFTDPEILRTNLASVILQMTSIGLGDIGAFPFIDPPDRRNVTDGVNLLHELGALDPTETDPGKRLTPQGRRLAQLPVDPRLARMVLEGERNGCATEVVVIAAALSIQDPRERPAEKQAQADQAHARFADAESDFVAFLNLWRYLREQQRTLSSSAFRRMCKAEYLNYLRVREWQDIVSQLRQVLRTPEGGRPARDGEGGRRGIGADLPEEIDTPKVHQSLLPGLLSHVGLKDAQKHEYLGARGAKFALFPGSALFKKPPRWVMAAELVETSRLWGRVNGRIEPEWVEPLAQHLVRRSYSEPHWEKKQAAVMAYEKVTLYGIPLVTSRKVNFGRIDPALSRELFIRHALVEGDWQTHHQFWRDNQRLLAEIEELESRARRRDILVDDETIFGFYDQRIPADVVSGRHFDSWWKKTRRDQPDLLTFTRELLVNAGRGGVDEADYPDEWRADGVALPLTYRFEPGTPTDGVTVDIPLPMLNQVPAESFDWQVPGLREELVVALIRSLPKAVRRNFVPVPDYARAALAELPAGEEPLLDALTRQLRRMTGVTVPRDAWDVAKLPPHLRVTFRVLGEDDKPVAEGKDLPTLQRELRQEVRQVVAAAAPDVARTGLKEWSIGTLPRTIEQVRAGYAVTAYPALVDEGATVGVKVFDSEAEQAAAHWAGTRRLLRLTVPSPAKFLQGRLSNEAKLALSRNPHGGVQELIEDAAGAAIDKLIADAGGPAWDAEGFAALRDKVRADLVDTVVEVMDRVRKVLAAAYAVEQRLGATRNLAVVAALADIRNQLSGLVHKGFITETGYARLADLLRYLTAIERRLDRLPGNPQRDKQQQDRIAVVQKEYADMLAALPPARRSSAAARQIRWMIEELRVNVFAQGLGTPYPVSEQRIYRAMDDAEGR; from the coding sequence ATGCAGAATCCAGCCGTACCCGCCGCACCCGACTCCGTTCGCGAGCTGCACCGCCGCCTCCCCGACCTGATGTTCCGCGACCAGCGCCAGCTGCAGCGGCGGCTGGACGGGGTCCGCAGGCTGCGCGACCCGGAGCGCCGGGAGGCCGCGCTCGCCGAGATCAGCGCCGACGTCACGCGCGCCGAGGCGCGGCTGGCGAGCCGGCGGGCCGCCGTGCCCGTGATCACCTACCCGGCACAGCTGCCGGTCAGCGAGCGCAGGGACGACATCGCCGCGGCGATCCGGGACCACCAGGTGGTGATCGTGGCCGGCGAGACCGGCTCCGGCAAGACCACCCAGCTACCCAAGATCTGCCTGGAGCTGGGGCGCGGGATCAACGGCCTGATCGGGCACACCCAGCCGCGCCGGCTCGCCGCGCGTACGGTCGCCGACCGGATCGCCGAGGAGCTCGGCACCGAGCTGGGCGACGTGGTCGGCTACAAGGTCCGCTTCACCGACCAGGTGGGCGAGAACAGCCTGGTCAAGCTGATGACCGACGGCATCCTCCTGGCCGAGCTGCAGACCGACCGGATGCTGCGCCAGTACGACACGCTGATCATCGACGAGGCGCACGAGCGCAGCCTCAACATCGACTTCATCCTGGGCTACCTCCGGCAGCTCCTCCCCCGCCGTCCCGACCTGAAGGTGATCATCACCTCGGCGACCATCGAGACCGACCGCTTCGCCCGGCACTTCGCGGACGCGGCGGGCGAGCCGGCACCGATCGTCGAGGTGTCGGGCCGTACCTACCCCGTCGAGCTGCGGTACCGGCCGCTGGTCGAGGTGACCGAGGCCGAGGAGGAGGACGCCGACGAGGAGAACGTCCGCGACCAGATCCAGGCGATCGGCGACGCGGTCGAGGAGCTGGCCGCCGAGGGGCCCGGCGACATCCTGGTCTTCCTCAGCGGCGAGCGGGAGATCCGGGACACCGCCGACGCGCTCGGCAAGCTGGTGCAGAAGAAGCGGTCGCTGCTCGGCACCGAGATCCTGCCGCTCTACGCCCGGCTCTCCACCGCCGAGCAGCACCGGGTCTTCGCCCCGCACGCCGGACGCCGGGTGGTGCTCGCCACCAACGTCGCGGAGACCTCACTGACCGTCCCCGGCATCAAGTACGTCGTCGACCCGGGCACGGCGCGGATCTCCCGCTACAGCAGCCGGCTCAAGGTGCAGCGGCTGCCCATCGAGCCGGTCTCGCAGGCCTCGGCCAACCAGCGCAAGGGGCGCTGCGGTCGTACCTCGGACGGCATCTGCATCCGGCTCTACGACGAACAGGACTTCCTCTCCCGCCCCGAGTTCACCGACCCGGAGATCCTGCGCACCAACCTGGCCTCGGTCATCCTCCAGATGACCTCGATCGGGCTGGGCGACATCGGCGCGTTCCCGTTCATCGACCCGCCGGACCGGCGCAACGTGACCGACGGCGTGAACCTGCTGCACGAGCTGGGCGCGCTGGACCCGACCGAGACCGACCCGGGGAAGCGGCTCACCCCGCAGGGCCGGCGGCTGGCGCAGCTCCCGGTCGACCCGCGACTGGCCCGGATGGTCCTGGAGGGCGAGCGCAACGGCTGCGCCACCGAGGTGGTGGTGATCGCCGCCGCCCTCTCCATCCAGGACCCGCGGGAGCGGCCGGCGGAGAAGCAGGCCCAGGCCGACCAGGCGCACGCCCGGTTCGCCGACGCCGAGTCGGACTTCGTCGCCTTCCTCAACCTCTGGCGCTATCTGCGGGAGCAGCAGCGGACGCTGTCGTCCAGCGCGTTCCGCCGGATGTGCAAGGCGGAATACCTGAACTACCTGCGGGTCCGCGAGTGGCAGGACATCGTCAGCCAGTTGCGCCAGGTGCTGCGTACCCCGGAAGGAGGGCGACCGGCGCGCGACGGCGAGGGCGGGCGGCGCGGAATCGGCGCGGACCTGCCGGAGGAGATCGACACCCCGAAGGTGCACCAGTCGCTGCTGCCCGGCCTGCTCTCCCACGTCGGGCTCAAGGACGCCCAGAAGCACGAGTACCTGGGCGCCCGGGGGGCGAAGTTCGCGCTCTTCCCCGGGTCGGCGCTGTTCAAGAAGCCGCCGCGCTGGGTGATGGCCGCCGAGCTGGTGGAGACCTCCCGGCTCTGGGGCCGGGTGAACGGCCGGATCGAGCCCGAGTGGGTCGAGCCGCTGGCCCAGCACCTGGTCAGGCGCAGCTACAGCGAGCCGCACTGGGAGAAGAAGCAGGCCGCGGTGATGGCCTACGAGAAGGTCACCCTCTACGGCATCCCGCTGGTCACCTCCCGCAAGGTCAACTTCGGCCGGATCGACCCGGCGCTGTCCCGGGAGCTGTTCATCCGACACGCCCTCGTCGAGGGCGACTGGCAGACCCACCACCAGTTCTGGCGGGACAACCAGCGGCTGCTGGCCGAGATCGAGGAGCTGGAGAGCCGGGCCCGGCGGCGGGACATCCTGGTCGACGACGAGACGATCTTCGGCTTCTACGACCAGCGGATCCCCGCCGACGTGGTCTCCGGGCGGCACTTCGACTCGTGGTGGAAGAAGACCCGCCGGGACCAGCCGGACCTGCTCACCTTCACCCGGGAGCTGCTGGTCAACGCCGGCCGGGGCGGGGTGGACGAGGCCGACTACCCGGACGAGTGGCGGGCCGACGGGGTCGCGCTCCCGCTGACCTACCGCTTCGAGCCGGGCACCCCCACCGACGGGGTGACCGTCGACATCCCGCTGCCGATGCTCAACCAGGTGCCGGCGGAGAGCTTCGACTGGCAGGTGCCGGGGCTGCGCGAGGAGCTGGTCGTCGCGCTGATCCGGTCGCTGCCCAAGGCGGTCCGCCGCAACTTCGTCCCGGTGCCGGACTACGCCCGCGCCGCGCTCGCCGAGCTGCCGGCCGGCGAGGAGCCGCTGCTCGACGCGCTGACCCGGCAGCTGCGCCGGATGACCGGGGTGACCGTCCCCCGGGACGCCTGGGACGTGGCGAAGCTGCCGCCGCACCTGCGGGTGACGTTCCGGGTGCTCGGCGAGGACGACAAGCCCGTCGCCGAGGGCAAGGACCTGCCGACCCTGCAACGCGAGCTCCGCCAGGAGGTACGCCAGGTCGTCGCCGCCGCCGCGCCGGACGTGGCCCGCACCGGGCTGAAGGAGTGGAGCATCGGCACCCTGCCGCGCACCATCGAGCAGGTGCGGGCGGGCTACGCGGTGACCGCGTACCCGGCCCTGGTCGACGAGGGCGCCACGGTCGGGGTGAAGGTCTTCGACTCCGAGGCCGAGCAGGCCGCCGCGCACTGGGCGGGCACCCGGCGTCTGCTGCGGCTGACCGTGCCCTCCCCGGCGAAGTTCCTCCAGGGGCGGCTGTCCAACGAGGCGAAGCTGGCGCTGAGCCGCAACCCGCACGGCGGCGTGCAGGAGCTGATCGAGGACGCGGCCGGCGCGGCGATCGACAAGCTGATCGCCGACGCGGGCGGCCCGGCCTGGGACGCGGAGGGCTTCGCCGCGCTGCGCGACAAGGTCCGCGCCGACCTGGTGGACACCGTGGTCGAGGTGATGGACCGGGTCCGCAAGGTGCTCGCCGCCGCGTACGCGGTGGAGCAGCGGCTCGGCGCGACCCGGAACCTGGCCGTGGTGGCCGCCCTGGCGGACATCCGCAACCAGCTCTCCGGCCTGGTGCACAAGGGTTTCATCACCGAGACCGGGTACGCCCGCCTCGCCGACCTGCTGCGCTACCTCACCGCGATCGAGCGCCGGCTGGACCGGCTGCCCGGCAACCCGCAGCGGGACAAGCAACAGCAGGACCGGATCGCGGTCGTCCAGAAGGAGTACGCGGACATGCTCGCCGCGCTGCCACCGGCCCGGCGGAGCTCGGCGGCGGCACGCCAGATCCGCTGGATGATCGAGGAGCTTCGGGTGAACGTCTTCGCTCAGGGCCTCGGCACCCCGTACCCGGTGTCGGAGCAGCGGATCTACCGGGCCATGGACGACGCCGAGGGGCGCTGA